TGTGAACACTCCACACAGTTGAACCAGAGTACTatggttatttttcctttttgtttttgcaaagctttttgttttccctggagttaataattgtccttgcttttgttttaattgtagACGGCTCTGGTTATGGAAGTCTCCCCAAGTAAATGGTCACATAGTCACTTTCTGTTGATTTTGTCAATTccatcttcttaaaaataaattacaagctCTACTATGGACTGGTTGTCCTGCATTGTCATCGTCTTGTTGTAAATATTGAGGCACACAGCCATACGTTGCCCTGGTTCAGACAGCTGAGAAGTGGTAAAGCTGGGAAACTGTTTCTTTCCCGTGTACTACTTGTACCTGTCTGTCATCTGATGTATGGGGCAGGGTGGCAGCAGGAAGCAGAgggcacatttattttatttttttaatatataaagtttatttatttattttgagagagagagagagagtgcaaatgggggaggggcagagagagagggagagagagagaatcccaggcaggctccacactatcagtgcacagcgcaatatgggactcaaacccacaaccgtgagatcatgacctgagtcgaaatcaagagtcaaatgcttaatggactgagccacccaggcgtcccagaggGCACATTTAAATTAGGATCATTTGGGGAGCCTTTAATTAAGGAACTGTTTACAGAGGTATGGGCAAGGATGGGGAAAAGAAACCACAAGGAACAGTGCAGGACCCCAGGTCTAGGTTGGCAGAAGTGCGAGGGAGAGAACTGCCTAATGAGCCTGGGACTCAGCCAGGAGACAAGTCAGGGGAAGAATACTTTGACTCTGCCCCCTACTTCCAGTTTTGCCAAAGTTCACTGTTGGCCAAACCCAACATGAAGTCAGAGGTCAAGGAAGCCCACCTCCTAGTCCAAGTAGGTTAGCCATCAAGGATGGAGAGTAGGAGGAGAGGGATTCAGACATGTAGCAGCGTCTTAATTAGTCCTCTCTCAAGgaacatttgttgtttctgttcCTTTGCTGTAACAAATAATGTCTTTGCATTCAAGTGTGAACATAAAAAGCAGTGAAATCACTGAGTCAGGatctaagcttttaaaattttgctagTTCCAAGGTGACCTCCAAAGAGGTTAAACCAGTTCTTAAGGAGGTATTTGCTGATTtctataacttctttttttaatctgtagcAATCTAACAGGTGTCAATCCTATTTTAATTTACAGGACTCTGGGGAAGGTATTGAGACTCTCAAGATGATAGGCTATTTGGGTTTCTGCCTATTTGTGGCCATTGTTGTTGAACTGTAAATCTTATGATGTGTAAAACTTTATCAAAGGAAttagctttttgttttatgtcttacaaacatttttcttttggcaaATGTTGATTATGTTTTTGATAAATTTTGCCATGCAAAAGTTTAAAGGTGGTcatatttatctgtgttttttctattttattattttttttaatgtttatttattttgagagagagcctgtgagTGGAGGGAcggagaaaaacacacacacagaatccaaagcaggctccaggctctgagctgtcagtacagagctcagtgcagggcttgaacccatgaatagccacagtcggatgcttaatcaactgagccacccaggtgcctctatctgTGTTTTAAACTTAAGTTTAAAGGTCTCTCCACTCTTAGGTTGTAAAACTATTttccatgtttgcttttatttatttttgttttctttttttaaagtttattttaagagagcgtgtgtatgtgtatgcaagtgggagagggggagagagagagggagaaagaatcccaagcaggcccactcagcgtggagcttgaAATGGGGTTGATCCCACGACCACAAGATCACTACCTGAGTCGatactaagagttggatgctcggggcacctgggtggctcagtcggttaagtgtccgactttggctcaggtcataatctcatggttcttaagttccaatccccgtgttgggctctgtgctaacagctcaaagcctgaagctggcttcagactctgtgtctccctctctctctctgcccctgccccactcacactctgtctctctctcttccttaaaaataaataaacattaaaaaattaaaaagaaaaaaagacctggaagcacaactgactgagccaccgaggcgacccaatgcttttatttatttttacattatggGTTAATTTACATGAAGTGCACACCTGTAAGTATACAGTTTGATGAACTTCTACCTATGAATGAGTACACCTGTCTAACCAGCACCCACTGTTCAGAGAATATACTAATAAATTCCTGATTGCTGCTTTTCTCAGCCTTTTTGTGGGGCAGGGTCCCCTGTGAATCAGATGAAAATTCTGGACTTTCCCTCAAAATATGGAAGTGTACAGCATTTCAAGTTGACAGCTCTGTTTCACATGTTTAATTAATGTCTTTCCTTTTGCaggaaatttgtgtttttcaacaTACCTCAGATCCAGTACAAAAACCCTTGGGTACAGATCATCATGTTTAAGAACATGACGCCGTCCCCCTTCCTGAGGTTTTATCTGGGTGAGTGTGGTCTCTGCTGAGGCCAGGACAGTCTTTCCTCCCGTCCTTTCCTCCTACCTTAGCATTCAGGGGAGATCTGAGGCAAGGGCTCTTGTAAACATCCCTTACTTTCTGTTACTGGCATTGGACCGTGGCACACAGTGGCCACTGAGGTTTGGATCTTCCCCCATCTCTCCAGCCTTGTCTCCTGTTGCCCCCGTGTCTCCTATCTGCCTCACACCATGCAGCAGATTCTTCCAAATTCCCTTGCCACACCCCACCTCGATGCTTTGCTCATGCTGGACCCTCTGCTGGAAATCCCCTTTCTAttttgcttattgatttatttttaaaatccttcagaGACTCCACTTGGGCaccacttcttccaggaagctctGCCTGCACCCTTACATTGGtcctcccctgtctctcccaGCTGCCCTCTCAGTGCTGGCCACGTCCTCTTGagcagtgtgtgtatgtatctgtgtgtgtccTCTTCTGGAGCTCACACTTTCATGATGCTCTCCTATTCGCATGAGGCACCGAGTGAATATTTGTTTGGTTATATTGGGTTCAGTGCTTTGAAATCAGACCTAGATGTTTTGATCCAGCTCAGTCATTCTGACCGCGAGAGAGTAATATTCCTGTTGATTAATTTCTCAGGTGAAGGTCCAACAACTGGCTTACATGGTTACAAGAACCAACTGAGGTGCAGTTTGAGAAATGCTTCAGGAAGCAATATGATCCTGTTCTtaaattcattcagcaaatatgtatGGAGTGTCCGCTGGGCCCAGGCACACACAGTGCCCGAGGTATTAGGGAGCCATAGAGACAAAGGTCTCTGCCTTTGTAGGGATGGCATCCTAGCAGGAAGAGACAGAATGGACAAGAAACTTCAGATAGTATGTCAGAGGATAAGTGCTATGAAAGAAAAACCAGAGCAAGGTCAAGGGGGTGAAGAGAATGCTGGTGCTAGAGcagttttgtgtatatattttgtgtttgcatttaaaaaaataatttcattgagTTATAATTTACCCAGAGTAAAACACACAGGTTTTCTGTGtataaatattcttttgtgtctggcttttacTTATGTGTTTGAGACTCCTCAGTTACGTGTATCAGTAGTTTATTCGTTTTTAGTGCTGAGTAGGGTTCCACTGAAGGAACAtaccacagtttacttatccGTTCACCTGTTGATCATCATTTGGGTTTTTGTTAGATGCCGAGACAGAGTTAGAAGTAGGTTTATTGGAGAtaaagggagggggaaggcagggaaagTCTTCAGGTGGCAGAGCAGGTCGGACATCtctggaaggaaagggagaaggaaggaggtctGGATGTGCCTCAGAAGGTGGCGCAGGCCTGAGCAAGTCTGGGCCAGCCCAGCAGGAAGTTCCAGCTCTGCGCTGGGCAGAACTGGCCAGGTCCTGGACACCTGCGCTGTCACAGGAGGGCCTCTGTGGCTGTTGAGGGCCGTGTCTAGTTTCTGGCTGCTAAGAGAAGGTGCGCCTCAGCACCTTCCCGCACGAGTGGATTTTGTGGACACAGGCGCCCTGTTCTCCTGGGCGTGTGCCTCAGGATGGGGTTGCTGGACGATGGGATAGGCCATGCCAGAAACTGCTGTGAACTGCTTTCTCCAACTAGTGCATTTCACCCTTCAGTCAGCAGGGCGTGGCAGTCGTGGTGGCTCTCCATCCTCACTTGCTGTCATTtgcattaggtttttttttttccctgttaattACATTGGTTTCCTGTGGTTGCTGTAACAAGtgaccacaggctgggtggcttaacacaaatttcttccatttctgtagAAGTCCAACATGGACAAAAATCAAGGTGTCCGCAGAGCCTTCCTgtctggagggtttttttttttttttttttaacgtttatttatttttgagacagagagagacagagcatgaatgggggagggtcagagagagagggagacacagaatctgaaacaggctccaggctctcagctgccagcacagagcccgatgcggggctcgaacccacggaccgcgagatcatgacctgagccgaagtcggatgctcaaccaactgagccacccaggcgccccgctgtcTGGAGGTTTAAGGGCAAATTCATTTATGTGGATTTTCCAGCTCCTAGAGGCCACCcccattctttggcttgtggccctACCCTCCATCTTCAAGTACAGCAGCATGGCGTATCTAGCCATTCTTCCACAGTCACATGCCCCTTGGAACACAGTCCAGATAGGTTCTCTGATTTTAAGAGCCGCGTGATTAACTTAGGCCGCCCACATTATCCAGAATGGTTTCATCCCCAGGTCCTCGACTCACGTTCTGAGGCACAGCCCCTTTTGTCGTGTAAGGTGACCTATTCACACGTTATGGAGGAGTAGGAAAGGGATAGGTTTTGAGGCCATTCTACTTaccacattaaatattttaaattttagccttTCCAGGcttcattgaaattttaatttacatttccccatatcttttcgtgtgcttattggccactcATAAGTTTTCTTTGTAAAGAGTGTCTCTGAGTctttgtccattaaaaaaaatcaggctctttgctttcttattgaattctttatatattctggatgcagTTGTTCCCTCAGGTATGTGTGTTGTGAGTATTGTTTCTCAGTCTTTGGCTTGCTTTTCATAATGGTGTCTTTGGAAGAGCACAAGTTTTAATTTGGATGAACTCTAGCTTGTCggttgttcttttttatggctagtGCTTTTTGTGTCCTGTCCCAGAAATCTCTGTCTATTGTAAGGTCACAAAGgttttctcttatatttctgTTCAAAGTTTTATAGTTGTAGATTGCATATTTGTTTCTCTGATATATAATCTGAGTTATTTGTGTATTAAGTGGAATAGGgattgaggttctttttttttgacatttatttatttttgagagaaaaagagacagagcatgagcaggggtaggggcagagaaagagagagagagggagacacagaatccaaagcaggctccaggctcggagctgtcagcaccgagcccaatgcggggcttgaactcacgaaccgtgagatcatgacctgagctgaagtcagacgcttaaccgactgagccacccaggtgcccctgtttttcagGGTTGGGATACTCAGGTGTTAGAGCATCAAGCGATGAACGACCATCCTTTGCCTTATTTAGTTTCCTTGGCATTTCTGTCAAAACACAGTCAACCgtagatggataaacaaaacttggtatatccattcagtggaatattactcagccacaaagaGGTACAAAGTACTGACAGATGCTACAACACAGGCAAAGCTTGAAAACATAAGCCAAATGAGAGAAGGCAGACGCAAAAGGCCACAGATTATATAATTCCGTTTATATAAAATGTACGAACGAACCGGCCAGTTCATAGGGACAGAAAATGGTTGTGCAGGGCTGAGGCTGGTGTCGTGTGAATAGGAAGTGACTGCTTAATAGGTACAGGGtttctctttggggtgatgaGAAAAGTTCTAAAACAAGATAGTGGTGATAGTCAcagttgtacaacattgtgaatggaATAAAAACCACGGAATTACAGGCTTTAAATGGTAATTTTTGTTAGgtgtattttaccacacacaaaaatcatttcACCATATATTTCTGACCTCTTCATTCTTTCACTGATCATATGTCTGTTCTTAGTCTcataccacactgtcttggttTGTAGCTTTCTagtaagtcttttatttttttatttttatttatttttaattttttttttttaatgtttatttatttttgagagagagagacagagtgtgagcaggggaggggcagagagagagggagacacagaatcggaagcaggctccaggctccgagctgtcagcgcggagcccgacgcggggctcgaactcacagactgtgaggtcatgacctgagctgaagtcggatgcttaaccgactgagccacccaggtgcccctctagtaaGTCTTTTAATATcaggtagttaaaaaaaatttttttaacgtttttatttgtttttaagagagagaaaacgagcaggggaggggcaggggcagagagggagacacagaatctgaagcaggctccaggctctgagctgtcaacacagagcccattgtggggcttgaacttatgaactgtgagatcatgacctgagccaaagtcagacacttaaccaactgagccacctaggtgcccctaagatcACGTAGTTTTAAATTCAGACTTGTTctaccccccaaccccaccaaaTCACTTTATATGTACAttctttgcatttatatattaactttaaaatCTGCTTGTCTGTTTCTTGAAAAgagcttgctgggattttgattgaaatCATATTACATACCATTTtgagaatggacattttaataatgttgaaTATGTTTTGTGACTGTTgtgaaaagtgttttttaattcatttccagTTGTTTGGTTACACCTTTATAGAAGtccaattgatttttgtgtgtgggtcTTGTGTCTTGCATCCTTGCCAGTAAATTGACCTTTTATTTCTAGTAGgtcttattttctaaattcctAAGTTCATCTGTAAATAACgacagttttacttcctttccgatcttttttccttttctttttctatgtattcACTGGCTAAAGTGGCTgtgatattttgcatttttatgaccTGTGTAGGAAAGTTCCagttactggggtgcctgagtggctcagtcagttaagtgtccgactttggctcaggtcatgatctcatggtttgtgagttcgagccccgtgtcgggctctggggtgaatagctcagagcctggagccagcttcagattctgtgtctccctctgtctgcccctctgctgcatGCACTCTATCTCTCgaattgtctcaaaaataaataaacattaaaaaaaaaaaaaaaaaaaggaaagttccaGTTACTCTGCATCCTCCTTGGTGCTTTtattacccatttaaaaaaaatttgagccACTCCAATCTTGTCGTATGGtccttttaatttgcattttgttaaTAACTGATGATGaagagtatcttttcatgtgcttattgaccgttgtatttttgttgtcaaatgttttacatatttcgTATTTTTAGTTGGATTGTTTTAAGgagttgtgagagttctttatatagttggGATATGAGTGCTTTATCAGATGTATACATTATGAGTATTTTGTCCTAGTCTGTGGCTTTTGGTATCTTTTGAAACGCAAGTTTTAAACTGTCATGGGTTTCAGTTTatcagattttttctttaatggaccatgtttttgatgtcatatctaaaaatCTTTGTGTAGGTAAGGTTATGaagattttctttgttctcttctaaAAGTTTAATAGTGGTTTTAGTTCATACATTTAGGCCTCTGATCcattttcaggtttttctttttttttttttaaatgctgtgagGAATTATGTTGGCATTGTCATCTTTGCTGAAAATAGGAGTCTATTTCTGGACCTAGTTCTTTTCCATCAGTCTGTAGTGTGTTCTTAtgctaataccacactgtcttggttACTGTAGCTTATAGTAAATTTGAAATTGGAACACGAACATCCTCCCATTGTCTTGTTTGTCttggatttttttaacttttttttagagagcgcaagtcagggagaggggccgagggagagaaatcttaagcaggctccatactgagcatggagcctgacgcggggctttatcccacgaccctgggatcatgacctgagctgacctgagttggacccttaatcaactgaaccacccaggcgcctccattttcttgtttttcaaaattgttttggctattttgggtcctTTGCATGAATTTGAGGCttgatttgtctgtttctgtgaaaacacctgctaggattttgatggaGGTTGCACTGAATCCATGGTCCAGTGTGGGGAGAATTTCCATCTTAATGATACTGAATattctatccatgaacatggaaagTTGCTTTCCATTAAAATAGTATGCTTTTGCACATACCTCAAATTTGTTTCCTCATGtttaaagaaatatggaaaaaggGTAGCATTATGGGTTATGTAGACACACGTTTATCTTATCGTTAAAATGCTTCTCCGCTAAAAGCAAATCCATCACCACCACTTGAGGCTGCAAAGCATGCCGCTGAGTCCTCAGTGCTTCTTGTCCTCTTTGCTTCCCATTTCCAGATTCCGGGGAGCAGGTCCTTGTGGATGTGGAGACCAAGAGCAATAAGGAGATCATGGAGCACGTCAAAAAAATCCTGGGGAAGAGCGAGTGAGTTGATGGGGCTGACCTGGAGGGGAACAGGAGTCTCAATGCAGAGCGAGGGAGGAAAGGGGCATCAGGAGGGCACACACCAACCCAAGCGCAGGCTGCAGCGTTCGCTCGGTCTGGCTTTGCTGCTCCCCATGTGTGTGCCTCTGCTGCGAGGTGGGGACAGACACCTCCCTGTCTCCTGGGCTTGACGGGAAGCTGAGGTGCCGGGGGAGCACTGGCCCTGGGCAGTTGTGGCCAGTTCTCTCCTTGGGAATCTCCATTTGGAGCTGGTGGGTATCTAACCTCAGCACGTGTTGGGATCCATCTTTTGTACACGGATGGATGGAGCAAAGGGAGGGAAGCCAAGAAAGTACGTCTTGGAGGAAGCACGTTGAGGCCTTTCACAGGCCCCTTCATCCTGACTACATGCTGAGTCAGAGCTGGGGCTGCCTCTAGGCCGCAGGAAAGCTGACCGTTGCTGTGTGGTCAGTGCTGTGTGTGGCCAGTGTGGGACTGGGAGGCCTGTGGGGGAGGACGTTAGGCTTTGGGGGTGAGGAGCAGGTCGAGAGGCACAGGAGAGCCAGGTTTCCCCGGCTGATGGTGGGATGCACTTGGCCAAGAAGTCCCACAATGCCTAGAGGCTCAGCAGCGCTCCCACACGTCGCCGTCTGTGCTGTTTGGCAGGGAAACcctggagagagaggagcaggagaaaAAGCAGCTTTCTCACCCGGCTCACTTTGGCCCCCGAAAGTACTGCCTACGGGAGTGCATCTGCGAGGTGGAAGGGCAGGTCCCCTGCCCGGGCCTGGTGCCGTTACCAAAGGAGA
This DNA window, taken from Panthera tigris isolate Pti1 chromosome A2, P.tigris_Pti1_mat1.1, whole genome shotgun sequence, encodes the following:
- the MRPS25 gene encoding 28S ribosomal protein S25, mitochondrial, with product MPMKGRFPIRRTLQYLGQGDVVFKDSVKVMTVNYNTHGELGEGARKFVFFNIPQIQYKNPWVQIIMFKNMTPSPFLRFYLDSGEQVLVDVETKSNKEIMEHVKKILGKSEETLEREEQEKKQLSHPAHFGPRKYCLRECICEVEGQVPCPGLVPLPKEMTGKYRAMLKASAQD